A segment of the Actinomyces sp. oral taxon 171 str. F0337 genome:
TGGAGATCAACGACTACGACATCATCGTCCTGGACCGGGACCTGCCCGTGGTCCACGGCGACGAGGTCTGCCGCCGGGTGGTCAGCGACCATCCCAGCACGCGGGTCCTCATGCTCACCGCGTCCCGGACCCTGGACGCGCGCGTGGGCGGCTTCGAGCTGGGGGCGGACGACTACCTCACCAAGCCCTTCGAGTTCCCCGAGCTGGTGGCCCGGCTGCGGGCCCTGGGGCGACGCAGCCAGCCGGCGCGCACCCCGGTCATCGAGGCCCACGGAGTGCGCCTGGACCCCTTCCGCCGGGAGGTCTACCGCGACGGGCACTTCATTCACCTCAGCCCCAAGGAGTTCGCGGTCCTCCAGGTCCTCATGGAGGCCGAGGGCGGGGTCCTCAGCGCCGAGACGCTCCTGGAGAAGGCCTGGGACGCCAACGCCGACCCCTTCACCAACTCCACGCGGGTGACGATCTCCCACCTGCGTCGCAAGCTCGGTGAGCCGCGTGTGATCCAGACGGTCCCCGGCGCGGGCTACAGGTTCAGCGCATGAGCGGGCAGGGGGCCCAGGCGACCCGGGCCGACGACGCGGCACAGCACGGCGCCGACAGCGGGCCCTGTGACGCCCGCGATGCCCATGAGGCCCGACCGGGTCGCACGGAGCGGTTGCGTCGCGCTCAGCACCTGAGTATCCGGGCACGCCTGACCCTGACCTACGCCGGGATGGTGACGGCAGCCGGCGTGGTCCTCATCGCCCTGGTCTACTTCTACACGCGCTACGTCACGCTCTCCATCGCCTTCGACCCGCCTCAGCAGACTCCCGTCATCGATGCGACGACTCCGCAGGCCGCCAAGGTGGACACGAACCTGTTCGATCTGCTCGGCAGCATCATGCGCTCGGCCGTCGGAGCGCTGGCGCTGCTCGTGGTGCTCTCCGGGACCGTCGGCTGGATCCTGGCGGGGCGGATGCTGCAGCCGCTGTCCTCGATGAATGCGGCGGCCAAGCGCGCCGCCTCGGGTGACCTCAGCCAGCGGCTGGACCTGTCCGGCCCTCGCGACGAGATCCACGACCTGGCGGACACCTTCGACAACATGCTGGCCTCCCTGGAGCGCTCCTTCTCCGTCCACCGCCGGTTCGCGGCCAACGCCTCCCACGAGCTGCGCACGCCACTGGCCACCACGCAGACGATGATCGACGTCGCCCTGTCCGACCCGCAGGCCTCGGCCGAGGACCTGCGCCGGGTACTGACCCGGGTCCTGGAGACCAACCGCGCCAACCGGGAGACGATTGACGCCCTGCTGGACCTGGCAGACGCCCAGTCCGGGAAGCCGGCTCACGAGGACGTGGACATGGAGGTCACGGTCCGTGACGCCCTGGGCCTCATCGCGCCGGAGGTCGCTGAGTACGATCTTCACGTCTCCACCCACCTGCTGCCCGCCCGGGTCCCCGGCGACCCGGTGCTGCTGCGCCAGAGCGTGTCCAACCTGCTGCGCAATGCGGCCCGCTACAACGTCGAGGGCGGCCGCATCACCGTGGGCATGGCGCGCCTGGATGACGGCGTGCGTCTGACGATCCGCAACGACGGCCCCGTAGTGGCGGCCGAGAGCGTGGAGTCCCTGCGCGAGCCCTTCGTCCGCGGTGAGGGACGGGGGCGGACCCGGGGCTCCGGGCACGGACTGGGCCTGGCGATCGTCACGGCCGTGGCCACCGCGCACGGCGGCGAGCTCCGTCTGAGCGCCAATCCTGACGGCGGGCTGACGGCTGTCCTCGAGCTGCCGGTCGATCAGACCGGGGACGACTCGGACACAGCCGGCGCCAACGACTGACGGTCGCAGACCACGCGGGCCGGCGACCGTCAGAGTCGAGTAGCTGGTTGCGGCGGAGACGTGACTCCGCCGGGAGCCGCTAGTTCTTCTTGCCGGAGTTGATGACCAGCTCGATGAAGAGGCGGATCAGACCGATCTGGGCGAAGGTCCACAGCGCGTTGAAGACCAGGTCGAGAACGAAGGTTCCGAAGGAGAAGGACCGCTTGCCCGACTCGTAGTCGAGGTCACCGGCCAGAGAACCGGCGTTGTAGGCGTTGTACAGCCACAGTGCGATCAGACCGCCGGCAACGATGTAGAAGAACACCTTGCCGAACTTCTCGGCGAAGGGCTTGGCGGTGTCGAAGAGGTTGCCCATGAAGCTGTCCCCCGCCGGCGCCTGCGGGTAGGGCTGACCGGGAGCGCCAGGAGCGCCGGGGGCTCCCTGGAACTGCTGCTGCTGAGGCGGGTAGGGCTGCCCCGGGACCGGAGCCGAAGGGGCTGAGGGCTGCTGCTGATAGAAGGGCTGACCGGGGTTGGGGGGCTGAGTCATGAGGACTGTTCGCTTCCTTCAGAGTTGGGGACGCAGGCAGGCTACCGTGTCTACGATGCCCTGTGAAACGAAGAGGTCAACCCTCACATTCTGCGAGGCGACTCACAGTCCTCAGGACGTGGGGTGATGAGGCGCCATGAAAGCGGTCATCGGGCCGATCCAGCGTACGGGACCCCTGAAGGGCGTGGGGACACGGACCCGCCGGTGCCGTGGGGAAAGCACTCCCCATCGTCCTGGGCACCAGCCTGTGCCGCGGTGTCTCAGCGTCTCAGCGTCTCAGCGCACCAGGTCGTAGGTGTCGGAGGCGCCGACCGGGGAGGCCGGGGCCGGAGGAGCCGGCAGCCGGCGCCGGCGCTCACTGCGGGCCACGGCGGTGCGCAGCAGGGTCTCGAAGGGACCGGCGTGACCGCCACGCTCCAGGACGGTGCACAGACCGACCGTCACCAGCCAGACCGCCAGCGCGATCCCCGCGGTCCGGGCCTCACCCAGGTGGAGCTCGATGCCGGTCAGGGAGGGAAGAGCCAGGAAGACAATGGCGAAGAGGAAGGTCTGGCTGAGGTAGGCCGTCATGGAGCGGCGACCCACGTTGGAGGCCAGCCGGCGCAGCCCCGTCAGCCGGCCATCCGACCTCGGTCCGCCGGCGTACAGGGCCAGCAGCGCCAACCAGCCGCAGGCCCCGGCCACACCCGTGACCGCATGAAGGGGCATGCCCCAGGTGGCCAGGGTTCCACCCGCGGCCCACACTGCGAAGCCGATACCGCCCGCGGCCCCGATCCCCAGGCCGCCCAGGCCGACAGCGACCAGGAGCCGGCGGTGACGCTCGGGGCGGATGATGAGGTCGGTGTCGGCCAGGCGGGCTCCGAGGAACATCGCCGGAACGATCATGGAGAAGAACAGCGCCGAGACCAGGCTTCCACCCCAGGCCAGGAGGCCTTGGGAGACGTAGGACAGGACCGTGTCGGTCGAGCCGCCGGCCCCCTGTTGCGCGGCCGTCGCCGAGGCCGAGCCCTGGGAGGCCAGGAAGCTGCCCATGTGGAGGAAGGTGGCGGTGCCGGCAACGACAACGACGACGCAGAAGGCCACGGCCCGTTTCCAGTGCTTGCGGGTGATCCAGCCGGCGAAGATGACGGCGACCAGGCCGTAGGGGCCGATGATGTCACCGGAGAAGAGCAGGGCGTGCGCAGCGCCGAAGAGGATCATCCACAGCCCTCGACGCCGCACCAGACGGCGGGCGTCGACGGTGGCCTGCTCACAGGCCCAGGCCACCTCCTGCGACGTCGGCTCACGGCCGGCCTCCACGCCGGGCAGGGAACTGAGGTAGGAGGTGGTGCCGGAGGCGATGCGCCGGTTGGCCATGGTGACCAGCCCGAAGCCGAAAAGCAGCGCGAACAGCGGGTAGGCCCGCGAGTCGACCAGGAGGGAGCGCACCCACAGCCACGCCGTGTCGGCGGCGTCGGCGGGAGCGGAGGACTGCGTCACGCCGGTCCAGAAGGGGATATTGGCCAGCGCGATGAACAGGAGCATGAAGCCACGGGCCACATCCGGGGACGGGTAGCGCACGCCCCGGGTACCGGTGAACGATGTCGCGAGTTTCATGCCCTCCACGCTAGAAGGCGGCGGACAGGGGCACATCCCCCGCCGGGGCTAACGTGAGGGTTTGATCCTCTCCTCCTCAGAGGGCGGGAAGGGCCCCGCTCCTCCTCCCGGAGGACCAGGGCCCTTCCTCCTTGCGGTGGCATCAGGCTCCACGGCACTCGTCGGCTGCCCGCGGGGCTGCGCCGGATCAGGGCGCCGGCTGCGATCCCGGCTGGGTGGCCGGCGCCATTCCCGGCTGGGCACCCGGCTGAGCCACCGGCCCCATGCCCGGCTGCATCGGCACAGGCACTCCCGGCTGGGCACCCGGCTGAGCCACCGGCCCCATGCCCGGCTGCATCGGCGGCATTCCTGGCTGAGCCCCCATCTGCATCATCGGCCACGCACCGGGCTGCATCCCCGGCCAAACGGCGGGCGGGGGCGGGGGCGTCGGCCTCCTGCGCTCACTGCGGGCAACAGCGGTGCGCAGCAGGGTCTCGAAGGGACCGGCGTGACCGCCATGCTCCAGCAGGACGCACAGGACCACGGCTGCCAGCCAGACGCCCAGGGCGATGAGGGCGGCCGTGGCCTGCCCCACCCACAGGCGCCTCCCCGTCACCAGGAGCGGAATGATGCCGAAGATAGTGCCGAACAGGATCGTCTGGCTCAGATAGACGGTCATGGAGCGGCGGCCGACAGCGGAGGCGAGCCGTCGCACCCCGGTCAGCCGGCCGTCCGGTCTGGGACCGCCAGCATACAGTGCCAGCAGCGCCAGCCAGCCGCAGGCCCCGGCCAGGCCGAAGAACTCCTTGGTGGCGAAGTCCCACGGCCAAGCCTCCATCGGCGTCACGAGCGTCAGCGCGCTGTGGAGCGCCGCGAACGCCCCCAGCGCCAGACCACCGAGGCCCACTGAGACGAGCAGGCGACGGTGCCGCTCCGGCTGGGTGATGAGATCGGTGTCGGCCAGGCGCGCGCCGAGGACCGCTGCGGGGATGATGAGTGCGAAGAGGGCCTGCACGACCAGCACGACGAGCCACTGAACGATGTTGCCGCCGAGCCAGAGGAGCGCCGCTCCAACTGAGATCGCCTGCTCCCCGGAGGTCGTCGGGGCGGCGCCCGCCGACAGGGTGCCTGTGGCCAGGTACATCCCCAGCGCCACCACGGAGATGATGCCTGCGGTCAGGTAGAGCGCCCCGTAGTTCTTGCGTGCCAGCAGGTTGGCCAGGAGGACGGCGACCAGGCCGTAGGCGCCGATGATGTCACCGGGGAAGACGATGCCGTGGACGAAGCCGAACAGAAGCATCCACCAGCCACGGCGTCGCACCAGGCGATAGGCGTCGATGGTGGCCATCTCACGGGCCCAGGCCGCCTCGTGCGGCATCGGCTCGCGGCCGGTCTGCGCTCCGGGCAGGGAGCTGAGGTAAGAGGTGGTGCCGGAGGCGATGCGCCGGTTGATCATGGTCATGAGCCCGAAACCGAAGAGCATCGCGAACAGCGGGTAGGCCCGGTGGTCCACCACCAGCGCGCGGACGAACATCCACCAGGCGTCGACGGACGAGGCCGGCGGCTCGGCCCCGTTCGGCATCTTGTTCCATGACGGAACGTTGGCCACCGCGATGAGCAGGAGCATGAAGCCGCGGGCCACGTCAGGGGCGGGGTACCGCAAGCCCCGAGGGCCGGTGAAGGAGGTTGTCATCCGCATGCGCAGGACCCTACGACCGGTAGGAGACCGGCTGCATCCGCCTGAAGAACGATGCGCCGGGGCCGTGCGCCGCACCGGCCGAAGAGCTCAGTGCCGCATCTGTGCCCGCGCAGTGCCCATCGGTGCCCGTCAGTGCCCGTCAGTGCTACCGGGGGCGCATGGGCACGAGATCGGTGCTCACTGTGCCCGCAGTTCCGGCGGTGCGCCCTCGCCCCGCCTCGGGGTGGCGTCCCGCAGGTCCACGGCCTTGGCGGCCGGGCGCGACGACCTGGACCTCGCCGTCGGCGGCGGCGGCGAAGATCCGCTGGATGACGGCCTCACGACTGCGCATGCGGGCGTTGTCCGCCTCCAGCTCCTCGACGCGGGTCTCCAGGGCGAGGATGCGGCGGATGCCCTCGAGGTTGATGCCCTCCTGGGACAGGGACTGGATGCGGCGCAGGCGCTCGACGTCGCGGTGGGAGTAGCGCCGGCCCCGCCCGCGGGTCCGGGCGGGGCTGACCAGTCCCAGGCGGTCGTACTGGCGCAGGGTCTGGGGGTGCATCCCGGCGAGCTCGGCCGCCACCGAGACCACGTAGACCGCGCGCTCGGCCGCGTCGTCGGCCAGGACGCCCAGCCCCTGCCCCGCACGACGCCGGCTCACTTCGCCGCCTCCTCCATGAGGGTGGCCCGCGGGTCGGTGTCGCCCATGGCCTCATCGAAGGCCTCGAGAGCCTTCTTGGCCGCTTTGGAGAGCTTCTTGGGGACGGCCACCTGGATGGTCGCCAGCAGGTCACCGGTCTTCTTGCGGGTGGTGGCGCCCTTTCCGCGCAGGCGCATGACGGTGCCCGAGGGAGTGCCGGGCTTGATCTTGATCTTGGAGGTGCCGCCGTCGAGCAGCGGTACCTCGACCGTGGCGCCCAGGGCCGCCTCGCGCAGCGTGACCGGCAGATCCATGCGCAGGTTGGCGCTGTCAGCCGCGTCGATGGAGTACACCGGGTGCTTGTTGACGCTGATGGACACCACCATGTCGCCGTTCTCGCCGCCGTTGACGCCCTCCCGGCCCTTTCCGCGCAGGCGGATCTTCTGGCCGTCGTGGACACCGGCGGGAATGCGGACCTTCATGGTGCGGCCGTCCGCGGTCAGCTCCACGGTGGTGCCGGCGACGGCGTCGCGCAGGTCCAGCGTCGCCGAGGTCAGAACGTCGGCGCCCTTCTGCGGGCGGGGCTGGGGGGTGAAGCCGCCGAACCCGAAGGGGCCGGAGCGGCCACCGGAGCGGGTGGGGCTGGGGGTGCCGCCGAACATGCGCAGCAGGTCGTCGAGGTCGGGCTCACCGGCACCGCCTGCGGTCTCGAAGCGGACGCTGCCGCCCTGGCCGCCGAACATGGAGGAGAAGATGTCCTCGAAGCCGGCACCGCCGGCTCCTCCCGGGCCGCC
Coding sequences within it:
- a CDS encoding response regulator transcription factor is translated as MRVLVVEDEEYLAEAIATGLRREAMAVDVVGDGASALEQVEINDYDIIVLDRDLPVVHGDEVCRRVVSDHPSTRVLMLTASRTLDARVGGFELGADDYLTKPFEFPELVARLRALGRRSQPARTPVIEAHGVRLDPFRREVYRDGHFIHLSPKEFAVLQVLMEAEGGVLSAETLLEKAWDANADPFTNSTRVTISHLRRKLGEPRVIQTVPGAGYRFSA
- a CDS encoding sensor histidine kinase; this encodes MSGQGAQATRADDAAQHGADSGPCDARDAHEARPGRTERLRRAQHLSIRARLTLTYAGMVTAAGVVLIALVYFYTRYVTLSIAFDPPQQTPVIDATTPQAAKVDTNLFDLLGSIMRSAVGALALLVVLSGTVGWILAGRMLQPLSSMNAAAKRAASGDLSQRLDLSGPRDEIHDLADTFDNMLASLERSFSVHRRFAANASHELRTPLATTQTMIDVALSDPQASAEDLRRVLTRVLETNRANRETIDALLDLADAQSGKPAHEDVDMEVTVRDALGLIAPEVAEYDLHVSTHLLPARVPGDPVLLRQSVSNLLRNAARYNVEGGRITVGMARLDDGVRLTIRNDGPVVAAESVESLREPFVRGEGRGRTRGSGHGLGLAIVTAVATAHGGELRLSANPDGGLTAVLELPVDQTGDDSDTAGAND
- a CDS encoding DUF418 domain-containing protein is translated as MKLATSFTGTRGVRYPSPDVARGFMLLFIALANIPFWTGVTQSSAPADAADTAWLWVRSLLVDSRAYPLFALLFGFGLVTMANRRIASGTTSYLSSLPGVEAGREPTSQEVAWACEQATVDARRLVRRRGLWMILFGAAHALLFSGDIIGPYGLVAVIFAGWITRKHWKRAVAFCVVVVVAGTATFLHMGSFLASQGSASATAAQQGAGGSTDTVLSYVSQGLLAWGGSLVSALFFSMIVPAMFLGARLADTDLIIRPERHRRLLVAVGLGGLGIGAAGGIGFAVWAAGGTLATWGMPLHAVTGVAGACGWLALLALYAGGPRSDGRLTGLRRLASNVGRRSMTAYLSQTFLFAIVFLALPSLTGIELHLGEARTAGIALAVWLVTVGLCTVLERGGHAGPFETLLRTAVARSERRRRLPAPPAPASPVGASDTYDLVR
- a CDS encoding DUF418 domain-containing protein, which encodes MRMTTSFTGPRGLRYPAPDVARGFMLLLIAVANVPSWNKMPNGAEPPASSVDAWWMFVRALVVDHRAYPLFAMLFGFGLMTMINRRIASGTTSYLSSLPGAQTGREPMPHEAAWAREMATIDAYRLVRRRGWWMLLFGFVHGIVFPGDIIGAYGLVAVLLANLLARKNYGALYLTAGIISVVALGMYLATGTLSAGAAPTTSGEQAISVGAALLWLGGNIVQWLVVLVVQALFALIIPAAVLGARLADTDLITQPERHRRLLVSVGLGGLALGAFAALHSALTLVTPMEAWPWDFATKEFFGLAGACGWLALLALYAGGPRPDGRLTGVRRLASAVGRRSMTVYLSQTILFGTIFGIIPLLVTGRRLWVGQATAALIALGVWLAAVVLCVLLEHGGHAGPFETLLRTAVARSERRRPTPPPPPAVWPGMQPGAWPMMQMGAQPGMPPMQPGMGPVAQPGAQPGVPVPMQPGMGPVAQPGAQPGMAPATQPGSQPAP
- a CDS encoding heat shock protein transcriptional repressor HspR, with protein sequence MSRRRAGQGLGVLADDAAERAVYVVSVAAELAGMHPQTLRQYDRLGLVSPARTRGRGRRYSHRDVERLRRIQSLSQEGINLEGIRRILALETRVEELEADNARMRSREAVIQRIFAAAADGEVQVVAPGRQGRGPAGRHPEAGRGRTAGTAGTVSTDLVPMRPR
- a CDS encoding DnaJ C-terminal domain-containing protein, whose protein sequence is MASQDWMTKDFYAVLGVSKDADAAAIKKAYRTLAKKYHPDRNPDDAAAAEKFKEIGEAYAVLSDEAERKQYDAIRSMAGGGARFQAGGPGGAGGAGFEDIFSSMFGGQGGSVRFETAGGAGEPDLDDLLRMFGGTPSPTRSGGRSGPFGFGGFTPQPRPQKGADVLTSATLDLRDAVAGTTVELTADGRTMKVRIPAGVHDGQKIRLRGKGREGVNGGENGDMVVSISVNKHPVYSIDAADSANLRMDLPVTLREAALGATVEVPLLDGGTSKIKIKPGTPSGTVMRLRGKGATTRKKTGDLLATIQVAVPKKLSKAAKKALEAFDEAMGDTDPRATLMEEAAK